The Entelurus aequoreus isolate RoL-2023_Sb linkage group LG23, RoL_Eaeq_v1.1, whole genome shotgun sequence genome has a window encoding:
- the egln3 gene encoding egl nine homolog 3 isoform X2 codes for MPLLDVVPDLERLAADRVVPELLERGFCCVDGLLGERAGDAVLEQVKDLHRTGAMDDGRLAGSGPAGPPAGVRGDKIAWVSGAERECDAINALLKRLDHVITVCARSLDGRSITERSKAMAACYPGNGAGYVKHVDNPNSDGRCITCIYYLNKNWKAQEDGGVLRIFPDGKSCAVDIEPHFDRLLLFWSDRRNPHEVRRHRLVL; via the exons ATGCCCCTGCTCGACGTCGTGCCGGACTTGGAGCGTCTGGCCGCCGACCGGGTGGTCCCGGAGCTGCTGGAGCGGGGCTTCTGCTGCGTGGACGGGCTCCTCGGGGAGCGTGCCGGCGACGCCGTGCTGGAGCAGGTCAAGGACTTGCACCGGACCGGGGCCATGGACGACGGCCGCCTGGCGGGCTCCGGACCCGCCGGCCCGCCCGCGGGCGTCCGGGGCGACAAGATCGCGTGGGTCAGCGGCGCCGAGCGGGAATGTGACGCCATCAACGCCCTCCTCAAGAGGCTCGATCACGTGATCACGGTGTGCGCGCGGAGCCTCGACGGACGGTCGATAACGGAGCGATCCAAG GCCATGGCGGCGTGTTACCCGGGAAACGGCGCGGGCTACGTCAAGCACGTGGACAACCCCAACAGTGACGGGCGCTGCATCACCTGCATTTACTACCTCAACAAGAACTGGAAGGCccag GAAGACGGCGGCGTCCTCCGCATCTTTCCAGACGGGAAGTCGTGCGCGGTGGACATCGAGCCGCACTTTGACCGCCTGCTGCTGTTCTGGTCGGACCGCAGGAACCCTCACGAG GTACGCCGTCACCGTCTGGTACTTTGA
- the egln3 gene encoding egl nine homolog 3 isoform X1 produces MPLLDVVPDLERLAADRVVPELLERGFCCVDGLLGERAGDAVLEQVKDLHRTGAMDDGRLAGSGPAGPPAGVRGDKIAWVSGAERECDAINALLKRLDHVITVCARSLDGRSITERSKAMAACYPGNGAGYVKHVDNPNSDGRCITCIYYLNKNWKAQEDGGVLRIFPDGKSCAVDIEPHFDRLLLFWSDRRNPHEVLPSYAARYAVTVWYFDSDERAEARRRFARPAGCEVRSS; encoded by the exons ATGCCCCTGCTCGACGTCGTGCCGGACTTGGAGCGTCTGGCCGCCGACCGGGTGGTCCCGGAGCTGCTGGAGCGGGGCTTCTGCTGCGTGGACGGGCTCCTCGGGGAGCGTGCCGGCGACGCCGTGCTGGAGCAGGTCAAGGACTTGCACCGGACCGGGGCCATGGACGACGGCCGCCTGGCGGGCTCCGGACCCGCCGGCCCGCCCGCGGGCGTCCGGGGCGACAAGATCGCGTGGGTCAGCGGCGCCGAGCGGGAATGTGACGCCATCAACGCCCTCCTCAAGAGGCTCGATCACGTGATCACGGTGTGCGCGCGGAGCCTCGACGGACGGTCGATAACGGAGCGATCCAAG GCCATGGCGGCGTGTTACCCGGGAAACGGCGCGGGCTACGTCAAGCACGTGGACAACCCCAACAGTGACGGGCGCTGCATCACCTGCATTTACTACCTCAACAAGAACTGGAAGGCccag GAAGACGGCGGCGTCCTCCGCATCTTTCCAGACGGGAAGTCGTGCGCGGTGGACATCGAGCCGCACTTTGACCGCCTGCTGCTGTTCTGGTCGGACCGCAGGAACCCTCACGAGGTGCTGCCTTCCTACGCCGCCAG GTACGCCGTCACCGTCTGGTACTTTGACTCTGACGAGCGAGCTGAGGCCAGGAGACGCTTCGCACGCCCTGCTG GCTGTGAGGTGCGCAGCAGCTGA